One Xyrauchen texanus isolate HMW12.3.18 chromosome 26, RBS_HiC_50CHRs, whole genome shotgun sequence genomic window, acgcttttatccaaagcgactcacagtgcacttattacagggccaatccccccagagcaacctggagttaagtgccttgctcaaggacacaatggtggtggctgtggggttcgaaccagtgtacttctgattaccagattaccagttatgattaccagttatgtgcttagaccactacaccaccaccgctcCTGTAAACTTACACAGTTTAAACAAGACTAGACATTTGTACTAATAAAAAACCAACAACTTATTTTGGATGCATTACACCTAACTCAATGTTTCAGCCAGCTACTGGAgacttaatttctttatttttccctCATCCTTTACGTGTATGAATATGAAAGCTTTTACTGAGAGAAAATCAGAGCCTGAATCTGCCCTTGTCTAAAGTGTTTACATCACAACTCTCTATAGTTAATTGTTTCCAAATGCTATATGCTCACATAGACTGCAGAATAACTGTAAAGAGCACTGTCTAGAACTTCATTTGACCCCATTATATGTGACTATATGAGTCAGAAAGATTTTACATTTCTACGTCATTCTTTGAAGCATCATGAGCCATTCAGATAATTTTGTTCAATCTGATcatgattgaaaaaatattgtcGGTGTGCCTCATTAAAATGTCTTAACATGTTGCACGTAATTCATAATACGTAATGTTCATCCTTTCTTGCCTCGTGTTAAAAGTTTGTCATATTAATCAGCTATTTTAAGTTATGAATCTTTGCTCTTGCAgatggaaataaacaaaaagacGACCTCTTACTCAAGTTTAATTCACCAGTAACAGTCATCCAGTAATAATTTCCAATGATGCACAAACACACTGCTATCCACACATACATAAGTGACTAAAAGGGGAGAGGGATTTCCATTTTCATCACACCATTTTTCATCTCTAATCTGCTTTTCAATGACTAACGGAATGTAAAGAatacgagagagagagtgagagtgagagagagagagagagagagagagagagagagagagagagagagagactaaatgAGTAACTGCAAGCAATTGAGAGGAAAAAATGCCTCATATATCTTTGTTTTCAAAGATTTTAAGTCTTTAAAAACTGGTTATGATCAGCTCTTGAATTCAAGGATTAAGAACAACAGCACAACACCTCAACCAATATAACATACAGTgttttcaaaaagtatttggacacttgaaaATAtgtgaatatcattgcattaccAAATATCAAACTAAGTAGCATTTGTTTTAAGAAAGATTGcgcaagcacacttttcaagcaaaacattggAAAAGAAAAGAAGTTTGTTAGTTTTAAATGATTGCACAATAGATTAGGCTGTCTGTACACAATACACGAACACTAGATATGAAATATATTGTACATAAAGATGCAGCAGAAAAACATTTCAAAGAATTGTATTCTGAAGGGGAGAGAAGAGAGATGCAGTACTGCATGTGATTTGTGTGTGGTTAGTATGAGGAATAATTATTCAATAGTTCAGGAAAAATACCAAAAGCAGAGATATAACAAGAAAGGGATTGGGAGAAGAATCGAGACATGATGAAGGCCAGATTGGAATCCACATCTTCCACATGAGCGCTACAGCACATTGTGTCTGGAGAACAAAATCATAGCTTTGAATAAAGCTAATGTTTGCCACAGTTTCGGTTTTCATAATCCGCTTCCATTCTGCTAGCACTTGCCTGCAGCAAAAAGAAGTATGCAGAGGTCCATAATGCATCAAGCACATGCATTGTACTTGTATAACACTACACTTTGTATGTATACACATTATCCTTGCCTTAATGTACTGTATGAAATCTCCATCCCAGAAAATAACAGTTGTTGAAGTACAATGTagtcttttatatatatttgagtgCAGAGACTTGCTTATATCTGGACATGGCAAATAATGGTATAGTGATATTGTCATAACAAGATGTGCTACAATTTCCATGAAATGTCTTCCCTCCGCCATGCCTGCACACAGTACGTAGttttcaaacatgcaacatttttAAGAATCTAGTGATCAGTCTATCGGTTTATATTTCACTAACACAGCTTCTGATTTCTAAGAAAATATTAGTGTCTATTTCCTGTTTAAGGAAATGGATAACCACATATTTGATTCAAAGTTTGATTTAATGATGTCATGTCAGCAGGTCTTCAATGCATAcctcaaattatatatatactcaaattaatatttataaagttgcaattggggattttttattattatatcttttaacaaaatagtaataatactaaGGACAATAACTATTGGAAATGAACTAATTTTACACATGGGCCTGTAATAGATGTATTTAGATTGACCTGTATTATATTGTACACTGAGGAATCATTGGACTTCTGTAGGGTGGCATATGTCATAGGTTCTCTCATAACTTCAACCTGCTATAAACACAAAAGGCAAATGCTTATATCAGACAAATGTATACTCAATTAGTTTTTTCAAGTGACagatattttacattaaattaatgtatttccCTGAAAGAACtatcattattttttatcaagtatTCCACACTTGCATGTAAATGTGTCTTTTGTCCAACTCCTGactcttttgttttataatttcattgttttgattacaatattgatatataaaaatcaatatatttactttaatgTACTTTCACATTTGTATGAGAGCCGCCAAAATTCTATTGACTTTTTCTGGTTTGTGCTCAGTGAATTTGTGCTAAAACAAAGCAAATTATTGCTCAGCAATAATCATTTTGTTAACTGGCTCATTATGAGCAGTGACATCAGTATCTTTGGATGATTTAGAAATGGCTTTGTGTCAGGTACTTACCTTGAGTCTTTTTaataagctgaaaaaaaaaatgaaaaaaggcaATAATTTGCTAAATGTACATCAATAAACAAAAGCTTAAAATAACAACCAACGCTAATATGCCAATAATTTCTGAAATCACAGTTTTGCTGACGTGTAGAATTGGTGCAAACAAGTGCCAGTTATTATCCagaatatttttgtaattctatCATTTAATTCTatgaaatgctgcacaacagagaatcacagatgtgaggtattgcttaaatataatacaattatttatttattattagtagtagtagtagtagtagtagtattatagtaaatattacattacagtgaatattacataacaatATACAATTGTACTATaaacagtgtgattattaaactgcaaaaggctagTATTTCATTAAATAACTATGTAGTCTGTTTGTGCTGTGCACTACGTGAGTTAATTAGCACTCCGCTAGCTGTCATCACAACAAACAGAGCATGCAATGCTTATGGTGGTGATTTGGAGCTCCTTGTATGAGCAGCTGGCTTCACATATACAttcaaacattcttaaaacaagatctgtTTAcattgaagcgtgcagcacatgcaaactatatattaatCCCATTAAATCGCAGCATttcggtttaataatcacactaggacttAACTTGATTTTAATTTGGGTGCTGAATGTTTACGCAATGTCTTTCATATGCTAGATAGTATAGGTTTTTGCTATCATAGCACTTTCACTAGCATGAAACAAGTTCATGAGCATAGTATGATCCCTAATTCTGGCAGTTTTAGactctgaaaatgtttagtatatGAAATGTATGAATGATAAGACTACAGTGGCagctaaaatgttatattttttcttaaatgaGGAGGTAAGCAGGCAGCTGTTCTCACTTCTAGTTGACTCTTGTGACCTCTTGTGTTTTGAAGAAATACATGTCTGATAAAACTCAACATTAGAGCTATCACTGAAGCTGATATTCTCGCAATGGACATTTGTAACAGGCTGAACCTCATGTTATGGATGTCATACATTTTGCCATTTGTTTTCAAAAACCCACCTTTTGTATTTGACCAAATCAACTGCAGTTAttagaattaataaaaatgtcagaAGTCCACACATGATATATGGTTCTATGGAGCACTGGCAACCTGGCACAATCAGAAAGAAAAGAAACACTGTGACGAATActtaacacattacatttacttACATACCATAACAAGAACACCCAAAAGATGAGCAGTAAATCTAACCAATTTAACCCATCTTATGTACATAAATCAATCACATCTAAAAAGCATTATTTCTCACCGCTGCAGTTACACATGGTCTGAGAATGAACATTCTGGGGGTTACAGAGTTTACACATCAACTATGTATTTTTGATgtggttttgtgtttaatttcttGTTTACACCCGAAACTGACTGTCCAAGTGATTGTCCCCTCTGCAGCCAATAAAAAGGTCACCACagactttaataaaataaataaataaacaaaaataagagTTTGTCCACCATGAATCAAGCTTCATCATTAGTGATAACCACTAGATAAAAGCCACTGGACTACAGTATGCTGATtatgggtcaatgacaaataaggatgaaaaagaaaaataccATGCCATGTTCTTATAATTGTAATCATTTtggtttaatatgtttttgaaataatttgttttagatttaatggtcaaataaaaagcatatttTCTTGAAACCTTGAATACATGTGAGTGTACATATCtaaagcattttttaaataaatattatgagGTATTGGACAACTTGAACTCACCTTAATTTGGCGGACACAAGTTTGTCCAATAGTACTATTGTTAAACAAATCTGCTTCTGTACATTTTTATtcagaaatgtaaaacattttcacaatagAAGATGTGTATTGAAGTAATTGTACGCATTAAATACatatggacggacagacaggcaggcaggcaggcaggcaggcaggcaggcagacagacaggcagacagacagacagacagacagacagatagatagacagatagatagacagacagatagacagatagatagatagatagatagatagatagatagatagatagatagatagatagatagatagatagatagatagatagatagatagacagacagatagatagatttactgtaaatgtaaaaagatgATTAATGatatatggtctgcacttatatagcgcttttttaaccttagctgtattcaaagcgctttacactgcatctcattcacccaaacctgcgattagtgggctacccgctctaccacctgagccacagccgcccataaAATATTACAGACTTACTTTTTAACTCCACAGCAACAGCCATCGATTGGTCGGTCCCATGGTTGTTGTAGGCCTTGCAGACATACAGACCCTGAGCATTACCACTGGCTTTCACTGTTAGATTCTGTCCCTGATCCTTCAACATGAGATTCCCAGGCCCAACATCTTTGTACCACTCATAGCGCTGAACAGCAGGGTTGGCTTCACTATGGCAGCTCAGCGTCAACACAATCCCCTCAGTCACTGGACCTGAAGGACTTAACCTGGCTATGGTGTTTCTAGGAGCATCTGAAACAGAAGATtgaccaaaaaattaaaaaagtataatTAGTATTTCTTATACATTATATAGACAAATGTTAGTGGACATCCAAATGTCAGACACATTTTTGCTTGTTGAGCGTTTAATTTCAAAACAATTGGAAATAATATTGAGTTGGACCTTTTCTAACCATTTCCATTCTTCtctgaaaatgtttaattagaTATTGGCTGCAGGGAATTGCTTCCATTCAGACACAAAAGCGTAACATAATACAGTATTTGCACTCaaaaacctgtattactttcttttttccatggaacacaaaaggagatgttaggcagaatgttagtattaatcaccatttacttttaatgCATCTTTCCCCCCCATATcataagtgaatgatgactgagactgtAAGTCCAATGacagaaagtcataggggtttgtaacaacatgagggtgagtaaatccaTTTAACGTGCACAATAAACACATTGAAAAAAAATTGGAGTgaggtttacttaaaaaaaactagGATACAATTTCCATGCAGAAATTGCTAGTAAATTTAACAGACCATATTTTCCACAAACAAATCTTGGTAGAATTTCTCAAGAAAAATATACTTTGCACTACTCTCCGTAAGGAAAGTAAACTTTACTCACtctttgtttgtacattttactcaagcaatgtagcactgaattaagccatgcttttaaaagtgtactgGGATTTCATGTACCATATGACACACTAAGGCCTTCCACAGAGAAGCTTAATGGATGCTTTGTAGTATATTAGACAACATCACTTTGTTTTAAAGGTGATAGAAACAAGATAAAGGGCTGTGCAAGGGAAACCCTTGGTGCTCAAAACAAAGAGGACGGTAACAATTAAcagattttgtattattattatgaactTTTCATTATTatgaaaaacaattgtaaatCAATTTGCAAACAGTAAACCATGGAGGCTCATTAATTATTTAAGCCCGGTAATAAAtagagagattatatatatatatatatatatatatatatatatatatatatatatatattgcataaataGTATTTCTTTATGATTTCTTTCCTTTTATTCTGTGCTCAACATACACAACACTCTGAGGGTAGTGGTGGTCTCCACTAGTCTTTTAGCAACATGGGAGTTGTACAAAAGAGAGCAGGATACTTTAAGCTGGTCATTTATAGGTGTTGCATTGAACATCTGAGAGGAAACCAACAGTGTCTGTCCAGATTCATCCACCTTAGGAAAACAAATTAAGTATATTAACGGAGGACCttataaagaaaacatttacaattacataGCATTACATCACATGACATACTAAGATCATCCCTTACAAAGAATTTacagttctgacaaacttgccgcaaatttcccattcattattttcacatgcaaatgagatttgcggtttgccacaaatgtttgccagaagtttgcagctcgtCAAAGATAGCGGTAAACCTTTGCTGACAATGAAGGGTTaaccacaaagctcatttgcccatgaaaataatgagtggcgaatttgcggcaagtttgtagCAAGTATGccagaactctcaatttttgtaagggatgtcACCAGCTGGACACCACATGCTTTATCAATGTAACCcttctgttattggacacttttgctTATGGAATAAGTTAAAGtaattgttcactcaaaaaagaaaattctatcatcatttactcttcaatttctttcttcaatgaaacacaaaagagttattaggtcaccattcactttcattgcatgaaaaaagagcagcatcaacaaTCTTCTGAATTTTTCCTTAtgggttccatggaagaaagcacTGTAATATGATCTTGAatcaacttgagggtgagtaaatgatgactgaattttcatttttttttttgggtgaagtatttctTTAATAATAGCAGAATTTTGGGGTCAAGTTTACTATAAACACACATTTGACATCATGAATGTGTTACACAAACCTCAAGTTCTTTCCGAACATACCAAAGCAATACGTTGCTCTCTGCTATATTTTACCTGCAGGCTTGGTGTGAGCTGTTCTGCTAGTAGTGGGCTCCATTGCATCAGAGGTTGTTGAGAGGGACATGGCAGTACAGTGGAACAGGTCAAGGTCACCTTGGTGCCCTCGTGAACTTCCAGAATCTTGGCATAAGGGGTCAAGGTAGGCGGGGATAAGTCTTGGAATTGAGAAGAGAGTTACAGCCTTTATATTTCATACATTAGCCTACGGAGTATGACAGCAATGTAATTTATGAATagctttttataaataaaaaaatacaaaaaacttaTTTTATATCTCAacaaattaaagggacagttatcctaaaataaaaagtatgtaATTATTAATGCAAATCACCttcatttatttcttctgtggagcacagaAGGACATATTAGAATGTTAgggattgacagcctcagtcaccattcactttctatctttttccacacaataaaagtgaatggtgactgaggcaaacattttCCCTAACATTactgtttgtgttccatggacaaaaacgaagtcatacaggtttggaacaacataagggtgagtaaataatgacataattttcaaaaCTAACTTTATGTGATTCCTGTTTTTTTGAGCATATGTCAATAATGCTGAAAGCAGAGAATGAGGATTCGGGAAAGCCAAATGTAGAATGTGTTTAATAGTGATCAATgcgttaaaaaaaatctaatccaacttttcaaaaataacaataaatgtgaCTCCAATTCTGTTGATATACAGTAGACTGCACACTCTTATAAATGATGTGTCTATTAGAACAAAAAGGCCTGATGTAGTAGGCGACCATTTTTAAAAGACTAGTTAAacaaaaaatgataattctctcaacatttaggCCTACccccataccatcccagatgtatgtgacGTCCTTTctacagcagaacacatttgaagaaaaatagataaatatcTCAGTAGacccttataatggaagtggatggt contains:
- the si:ch211-171h4.5 gene encoding sialoadhesin isoform X1 — protein: MTGSKVLVVIIWILTGAVSNKWEIKMPQHIDAISGFCVQIPCRFEIPDSFKGSLNKSVEAMWRKSDISGLTVFSSKTEVSSRIKGRVIGNITSKNCTTVFHNFPDGFNDTYFFRLHGPEPLLYTFQQGVNIKVHKDLSPPTLTPYAKILEVHEGTKVTLTCSTVLPCPSQQPLMQWSPLLAEQLTPSLQVDESGQTLLVSSQMFNATPINDQLKVSCSLLYNSHVAKRLVETTTTLRVLYAPRNTIARLSPSGPVTEGIVLTLSCHSEANPAVQRYEWYKDVGPGNLMLKDQGQNLTVKASGNAQGLYVCKAYNNHGTDQSMAVAVELKSCQCSIEPYIMCGLLTFLLILITAVDLVKYKSLLKRLKQVEVMREPMTYATLQKSNDSSVYNIIQASASRMEADYENRNCGKH
- the si:ch211-171h4.5 gene encoding sialoadhesin isoform X2, coding for MTGSKVLVVIIWILTGAVSNKWEIKMPQHIDAISGFCVQIPCRFEIPDSFKGSLNKSVEAMWRKSDISGLTVFSSKTEVSSRIKGRVIGNITSKNCTTVFHNFPDGFNDTYFFRLHGPEPLLYTFQQGVNIKVHKDLSPPTLTPYAKILEVHEGTKVTLTCSTVLPCPSQQPLMQWSPLLAEQLTPSLQVDESGQTLLVSSQMFNATPINDQLKVSCSLLYNSHVAKRLVETTTTLRVLYAPRNTIARLSPSGPVTEGIVLTLSCHSEANPAVQRYEWYKDVGPGNLMLKDQGQNLTVKASGNAQGLYVCKAYNNHGTDQSMAVAVELKSCQCSIEPYIMCGLLTFLLILITAVDLVKYKSLLKRLKVEVMREPMTYATLQKSNDSSVYNIIQASASRMEADYENRNCGKH
- the si:ch211-171h4.5 gene encoding sialoadhesin isoform X3, whose product is MTGSKVLVVIIWILTGAVSNKWEIKMPQHIDAISGFCVQIPCRFEIPDSFKGSLNKSVEAMWRKSDISGLTVFSSKTEVSSRIKGRVIGNITSKNCTTVFHNFPDGFNDTYFFRLHGPEPLLYTFQQGVNIKVHKDLSPPTLTPYAKILEVHEGTKVTLTCSTVLPCPSQQPLMQWSPLLAEQLTPSLQVDESGQTLLVSSQMFNATPINDQLKVSCSLLYNSHVAKRLVETTTTLRVLYAPRNTIARLSPSGPVTEGIVLTLSCHSEANPAVQRYEWYKDVGPGNLMLKDQGQNLTVKASGNAQGLYVCKAYNNHGTDQSMAVAVELKSCQCSIEPYIMCGLLTFLLILITAVDLVKYKSLLKRLKQVEVMREPMTYATLQKSNDSSVYNIIQAWRREDISWKL